A genomic stretch from Halococcus saccharolyticus DSM 5350 includes:
- the panB gene encoding 3-methyl-2-oxobutanoate hydroxymethyltransferase, with amino-acid sequence MPTTVREFRVRADGEAPLTMLTAYDAPTAAACEAAGVDAILVGDSMGNAALGYDSTLPVTVEEVASRTGAVARATDEPLVIADMPFLSFGVNEAESLKNAGRMLKEEGAHAVKIESGSHTVGLTERLAAVGIPVMAHLGLTPQKVNQLGYSRQGTSREAANEIAALAREHEDAGAFALVLEHVPANLATQVTEDLSIPTIGIGAGPDCDGQVLVANDVLGLDDQQPPFAEAFGDVRGEMEKAVSGYVEAVEDGEFPAEEHSHVESDLDDLY; translated from the coding sequence ATGCCGACGACTGTGCGGGAGTTCCGCGTGCGGGCCGATGGTGAGGCACCACTCACGATGTTGACTGCCTACGACGCGCCGACGGCGGCGGCCTGCGAGGCTGCGGGTGTCGACGCGATCCTCGTCGGCGACAGCATGGGCAACGCCGCGCTCGGGTACGACTCGACGCTGCCCGTCACCGTCGAGGAGGTCGCGAGCCGGACCGGCGCGGTCGCGCGTGCCACCGACGAACCGCTCGTGATCGCCGACATGCCCTTTCTCAGTTTCGGTGTCAACGAAGCGGAGAGCCTCAAGAACGCCGGCCGAATGCTGAAAGAGGAGGGCGCACACGCGGTCAAAATCGAGAGCGGGTCGCATACTGTGGGGTTGACCGAACGGCTCGCTGCGGTCGGGATTCCGGTGATGGCTCATCTCGGTCTCACTCCGCAGAAGGTCAACCAGCTTGGATACAGTCGCCAGGGTACGTCTCGGGAGGCCGCGAACGAGATCGCCGCGCTCGCACGCGAGCACGAGGACGCGGGTGCGTTCGCGCTCGTACTCGAACACGTCCCGGCGAACCTTGCGACTCAGGTCACGGAGGACCTCTCGATCCCCACCATCGGGATCGGGGCCGGGCCCGACTGTGACGGCCAGGTGCTCGTCGCCAACGACGTGCTCGGATTGGACGATCAACAGCCGCCCTTCGCCGAGGCGTTTGGCGACGTCCGTGGCGAGATGGAAAAAGCGGTGTCGGGTTACGTCGAAGCGGTCGAGGACGGTGAGTTCCCGGCCGAGGAACACAGTCACGTCGAGTCGGATTTGGACGACCTCTACTGA
- a CDS encoding DUF7333 family protein, whose product MEFDLPKTAGVFVVLFAVIAIGTFMSPMTTSTIMMVLGGLFVFGLLTLFVGVQHGKYRAMNR is encoded by the coding sequence ATGGAGTTCGATCTCCCGAAGACCGCTGGCGTCTTCGTCGTGCTGTTCGCCGTCATCGCCATCGGGACGTTCATGAGCCCGATGACGACGAGTACGATCATGATGGTGCTCGGCGGCCTGTTCGTGTTCGGCCTCCTGACGCTGTTCGTCGGGGTCCAGCACGGTAAGTACCGAGCGATGAACCGCTAG
- a CDS encoding phosphoadenosine phosphosulfate reductase family protein encodes MSDEFPDYLDVDYTDGEGEDPEDYPSIEDKLEKAIEVTKRGLEQYENPAVMWTGGKDSTLTLYFIKEVAERFDLDVPPAIFIDHYQHFDEIHDFVEKWADEWDLEVRYARNEDVGEYVDEHGLEPGDDIPIEDLSEHNQHHVRNILEYEEDTFPFLLDTYVGNHLLKTVALNDALEEYGVDGVISGVRWDEQEARADETFFSPRHDPDLFPPHDRIQPILHFAERDVWDAFWNFAVPETVAEYPDEGYVPQSADDLPNGLTNEDIPISPKYFAGFRSLGSEVSTEKSDEDPAWLQDLEGTTERAGRAQDKEDLMERLRDLGYM; translated from the coding sequence ATGTCCGACGAGTTTCCCGACTACCTCGACGTCGACTACACCGACGGCGAGGGCGAAGACCCCGAGGATTACCCGAGTATCGAAGACAAACTCGAGAAGGCGATCGAGGTCACCAAGCGCGGCCTCGAACAGTACGAGAACCCCGCGGTGATGTGGACCGGCGGGAAGGACTCGACGCTCACGCTGTACTTCATCAAGGAGGTCGCCGAGCGCTTCGATCTCGACGTGCCGCCCGCGATCTTCATCGACCACTACCAGCACTTCGACGAGATCCACGACTTCGTCGAGAAGTGGGCCGACGAGTGGGACCTCGAGGTGCGCTACGCGCGCAACGAGGACGTCGGCGAGTACGTCGACGAGCACGGACTCGAACCTGGTGACGACATCCCCATCGAGGACCTCTCCGAGCACAACCAGCACCACGTCCGGAACATCCTCGAATACGAGGAAGACACGTTCCCGTTCCTGCTCGACACCTACGTCGGCAATCACCTCCTGAAAACCGTGGCGCTCAACGACGCCCTCGAGGAGTACGGTGTCGACGGCGTCATCTCGGGCGTTCGCTGGGACGAACAGGAGGCCCGCGCCGACGAGACCTTCTTCAGCCCGCGCCACGATCCCGACCTCTTCCCGCCCCACGACCGCATCCAGCCGATCCTCCACTTCGCCGAGCGCGACGTCTGGGACGCCTTCTGGAACTTCGCGGTGCCCGAGACCGTTGCGGAGTACCCCGACGAGGGCTACGTCCCCCAGAGCGCCGACGACCTTCCGAACGGCCTCACCAACGAGGATATCCCGATCAGCCCGAAGTACTTCGCTGGCTTCCGGTCGCTCGGTAGCGAAGTGAGTACCGAAAAGTCCGACGAGGATCCGGCGTGGCTCCAGGACCTCGAAGGCACGACCGAGCGCGCAGGCCGCGCCCAGGACAAAGAGGACCTGATGGAGCGCCTGCGCGACCTCGGCTACATGTAG